The following proteins are co-located in the Sporolactobacillus pectinivorans genome:
- a CDS encoding M15 family metallopeptidase, with amino-acid sequence MSTAKNDLLKQEEPLVSMNNVSPKIKIYPAYFMQKIPDTAKDLFLREGVAEKIIHIAKQLPSGIFFVLIDGWRSFETQRYIYERAIRQFRSLGYSEEKIKEIIVGFVAYPSKDPLKPAPHYTGAAIDLTLSNDQNWIEMGTGFDDFTERAHSDYFEGRTDLTDMELLARDHRRFLRGKMEEAGFTQNPTEWWHYSYGDRSWGKENNADPFYGGIEISK; translated from the coding sequence TTGTCCACAGCGAAAAATGATCTGCTGAAGCAGGAAGAACCGCTTGTTTCAATGAACAATGTATCGCCCAAAATTAAAATTTATCCAGCCTATTTTATGCAGAAAATTCCAGACACAGCGAAAGATTTGTTTCTCCGGGAAGGGGTAGCTGAGAAGATTATTCATATTGCAAAGCAGCTTCCCAGTGGGATATTTTTTGTTTTGATTGACGGCTGGCGCTCATTTGAAACCCAGCGATATATTTATGAGCGGGCTATCCGTCAGTTTCGCAGCTTGGGATATTCTGAAGAAAAGATTAAGGAAATCATTGTCGGCTTTGTTGCTTATCCATCAAAAGATCCTTTAAAACCAGCGCCCCATTATACAGGGGCAGCTATCGACCTGACCCTTTCAAATGATCAAAATTGGATTGAGATGGGTACGGGATTCGATGATTTCACCGAACGAGCCCATTCAGATTATTTTGAAGGAAGAACCGACCTGACAGACATGGAGCTTCTAGCCCGTGATCATCGGCGATTTCTTCGTGGGAAAATGGAGGAGGCGGGATTTACTCAAAATCCTACAGAATGGTGGCACTATTCTTATGGTGACCGTTCTTGGGGTAAAGAAAACAATGCTGATCCTTTTTATGGCGGTATTGAAATTTCTAAGTGA
- the asd gene encoding aspartate-semialdehyde dehydrogenase, with amino-acid sequence MEDNRLKVGILGGTGYVGQRFITLLENHPFFKVASIAASHRSAGKSYEEAVKNRWKLNVPMPDSVKDIQVKNVYEVDEISSEVDFVFCAVNMPKSEIKELEEKYAKAEVPVISNNSAYRMTPDVPMVIPEINSDHLKIIESQKKRLGTKYGFIAVKPNCSIQSYVPPLSALKEFEPLNVVVSTYQAISGAGKTFKDWPEMKDNVIPFIGGEEEKSEKEPLKIWGEIQDGGIVNASSPNITTQCIRVPVSEGHLASVFVSFKHKPSKEQILERWSSYCGRPQELGLPSAPKQFLKYMTEDDRPQTYLDRDYEKGMGITIGRLREDTLFDYKFVCLSHNTIRGAAGGGLLTAELLKAEGYLVSREIKEAGLSANV; translated from the coding sequence AACCCTGCTGGAAAACCATCCCTTTTTTAAAGTGGCATCAATAGCAGCAAGCCACAGATCGGCCGGCAAGTCATATGAAGAAGCGGTAAAGAATCGATGGAAACTGAATGTTCCCATGCCGGATTCAGTGAAAGATATTCAAGTGAAAAATGTATATGAAGTGGATGAAATCAGCAGCGAAGTTGATTTTGTATTTTGTGCGGTTAACATGCCGAAGAGTGAAATAAAGGAATTGGAAGAAAAGTATGCTAAAGCGGAAGTCCCTGTGATATCGAACAATTCTGCTTATCGAATGACACCGGATGTCCCTATGGTTATCCCGGAAATCAACAGTGATCATTTGAAGATCATTGAAAGTCAGAAAAAACGCCTGGGCACGAAGTATGGTTTTATAGCAGTGAAACCAAATTGCTCGATCCAAAGTTATGTGCCGCCATTGTCTGCACTAAAAGAGTTCGAACCCTTGAATGTGGTTGTATCCACCTATCAGGCGATTTCAGGTGCTGGAAAAACATTCAAAGACTGGCCTGAAATGAAGGATAATGTCATTCCTTTTATAGGCGGCGAAGAAGAAAAAAGCGAAAAGGAACCTTTGAAAATATGGGGGGAAATTCAGGATGGCGGCATTGTGAATGCCTCTTCTCCCAATATAACCACTCAATGTATCAGAGTCCCTGTTTCGGAGGGCCATCTTGCTTCGGTATTCGTTAGCTTTAAACATAAACCGTCAAAGGAACAAATCCTTGAACGATGGTCTTCATATTGCGGAAGACCGCAGGAATTAGGCTTGCCCAGTGCGCCAAAACAATTTCTGAAATATATGACTGAAGATGACAGGCCTCAGACGTATCTTGACAGAGATTATGAAAAAGGAATGGGCATCACGATCGGCAGACTGAGAGAAGACACCCTATTTGACTATAAATTTGTATGCCTGTCGCATAATACAATAAGAGGAGCAGCGGGCGGGGGATTGCTCACTGCAGAGCTGCTTAAAGCCGAGGGGTATCTCGTTTCCAGAGAAATAAAGGAAGCCGGACTATCGGCAAACGTCTAA